The following are from one region of the Salvia hispanica cultivar TCC Black 2014 chromosome 1, UniMelb_Shisp_WGS_1.0, whole genome shotgun sequence genome:
- the LOC125201741 gene encoding uncharacterized protein LOC125201741 translates to MKPIPLPPGEEVAPKLTRLLYFVGAGVVCTAVINKWKEYEKKSMIQKEQQMSESSPENSPAVVQKAGE, encoded by the exons atgaaacCAATACCATTACCGCCGGGCGAAGAAGTAGCGCCGAAGCTCACTCGACTCCTCTACTTCGTCGGCGCCGGAG TTGTTTGCACTGCCGTGATTAACAAGTGGAAAGAATACGAGAAGAAATCGATGATTCAGAAGGAGCAGCAAATGAGTGAATCGTCTCCGGAAAATTCGCCGGCTGTGGTACAGAAGGCTGGTGAATGA